Below is a window of Papio anubis isolate 15944 chromosome Y, Panubis1.0, whole genome shotgun sequence DNA.
GCCCCATCAACACCCTTTCCATACAACCTTGACTGCAAGGTGAGGCCCCGTGTCATTCTCCAAAATGAAATGTCAAATATGAGGCTTCACTGAAAGCATTCTACTCTGTCCTTCTCGAACTGCAGATTAAAGAACTCTTTATTTCCAAGTTTCCACTGCCTTTTGTAGAACACCCACACAAACCAGTCGGAAATCTTTCCCACCTGGCCTCctttagaaacaaacaaatgttaACTGCCCAGGTTCCATCTTTTCTGAACCTTAAAATTCGACTGCCTATTCTCTCCACCAGTTTTTTTTCCTTGCCCAACAAAAAACCACTAGTCTCCACACTCATCATCTTGATCTCAACCACCTCCTTTTGCACCAGATTCCaatggtctaaaaaaaaaaaagggcaagcaTTGCCCCTTATCTTAAAAGAAACTCCCTTTTAACAAAGTTACCTTTTTCTAGTTACCGCCCTCTATCTTGTACTTTGGGAATAACTGCCACCTTTATGAGGTTCAGTCTTCTCAATGTTCAAGAATGACAATCAACAAACACATCTCTGGTTGGTTACTCTCTGACATtctctttttgatttctttaaccAGTGTTTTCTACTTTTCAAGAAACAGAACTTATACCACCTAGATCCTGTTCATAAACTCTCTGCAATATGAAATCTCCCTCTCCCCATGCACATTCATCATTGAATACAAGCTGCCCAATGTCAAAGAGGATTCTGTGCTACCTATTCAGACAGCTTCTATTCTAACTCATACTTGAGCAGTGTTTCAGTCCTCTATTTCAGTCAGCACCTACTTCTTTCTGTCTCATCATCAACTTGCAAGTTCCAATGCAAGCAGAACCCAAAGCATTAACGTACTGTCCTTCCACAACTCTCTCAAGCATCCATGTATTTCATCAAGATCTGCAGCTACCATCTCCTTACCCTACCAGGAAATACTCAGTCACCCTGTCACACATGTTCTTCCCCTCTACCACAATAGGGGATGCATACTCTAAACCCTTTGTCTTCTTTGCCATGTCCCAGGTGATACTTGTGTCTTTTACCCCGACTCACAGTGGGAACAGGCACTGCCTTAGTTCCCATTATTCATGTGCAGGATCATCACAGGCTCACCCaaaatctttccttttctcccatcCACTGTAGTAGCaatcatagaaaacaaaaaaaaaaacaaaatccacctTATCGCCCATTCGTAAATCCAATGACTTCCATTTCTGTGATCTTCAACTAATACCAAgttgttaaaggaaaaaattatgtcTGAAATCCATCAGGCTGTTTTCTCAAGACCCACAAAATACcccttttctagttttattttcgAGAGTGGAGGGCTGTTTGGATATTCTGTTTCTCCACTAACCTGTGCTACCTGGAGGACTAATAGCCTGTATAAAAAGGCTCCATTGTGTGTCCCTGACTCACTGAAATCCAAGAAGCCCATCATTCTCCACTCTAAAAGTCACTGTGCCCTTCAACCTGTGGCTCCTGGGTGGGGTGTGATAGGGAATGCTCCCTTTCCAGCTGTCCTAAGAAACAACCAGCAAAGACATAAGCTCAACCAAAACTTCCCCAAATCTCTGATCTCTTGCACAAAGATAAGGTCCTTACCCTAACCCAGAATAGCCATTTGGCACTTGTGGCCACTATGTGATACTCACTTGGGCACAACCTTTTTACATGGTGGCTGGCCAATGTAGTAGAGCCAGTACTAGGTATTAACAACACTCCAGTATCTCCTTCTCCTACTCTATCTCTCcccatttaaaaattcacaccaacggctgggtgtggtggttcatgcctgtaatcccagcactttggaaagctgaggcaggcagattacaaagtcaggagttcaagaccagcttggccaatatggtgaaaccccacgtctactaaaaatacaaaaatttgctaggaggggtggcacatgcctgtagtcccagctacttgggatgctgaggcagaagattagcttgaacccaggaggcggaggttgcagcgagcagagaaggcaccactgcactccagtcagggtgacacAGGCAGATTCcatcaccaaaaacaaaacaaaacaaaacagaacaaaacaaaaaaaatcaccgGGGCTACCAATCTGTATTGTCTCTTGAGATCTAAATTCCTTACAAAAGCAGAAACCAGTCATCAGATTTGAGATTTCCCTGTGCTTTCTAGCTTTTGGGCACAACAGAACccaacagcctgggcaactgaacaCACTTCAGGATGCTAGACCTAATTCCTATCACCTAAAACAAAGCACCTCCTTGTGGGAACAATCCACGAAACAGAAGGGACACTGCATCAAGGGACACTaccaaagaagttaaaaataaccaaacaacTGACCAATTAAAAAACTACCCAGACATGAAAATATTCGTGAATTCTTATAGGGACTCCAATGTGTTTCCCCCAAAGAAACAACTGAGAAAAAGGCAAGCTGGTTAAACGAAGTGGAAACAATGTCCAATAAAACACTGAGATTCATCTGTAGAATGTGTCTCACAGTTAGATGGCATTTGGTCACTGTGCAGGTGATTTGTGTTATGTGAGAAATAAGGAAGAAGTCACCCCATGACCTTAAATCCAGGGAAAAGAGGAACGGATGACTGAGGGGTGATCCTGGTTTCCAAAGAAGTGTTCCCTACACAGAAAAAAGGCAGGTGCTGTCCACACAGAAAGGAACTCCCTTGAAAAGTTTCCCCAATGATACTGACTTTGGCCATTACATTTGGAGAGGGGGTAGTTTTAGGATTGAGGCAGACATCAGGAAGTCAACAATCTTCTATGTCTAGTAAGTGTGAGGCACCACTACTACTAACATAGTCACAGAAACCTGGCAAAACAGCATATTATCAtcatttcagagaaaatgaaGGCTTAAAAAAGGTTCTACATACTGTTGCCCACGGTTACATAATTAATCTATGACAGCGTTCGGATTCTCACCCAGGCCTTCCTGGTTCCAATACCAGACCTTCCTCAGAGAACTGCTTACTCTGTACCCTGCTTCTAAAACAGCCTCGTGTGGAAAATCTATTGTCTTGTAACACGGTTGGCAAACCTACATGCCTGAATTAAACAACCAGACAGACAAGCACAGACAGCAATTATTCCCAGAATATGTTCTAAATGCCGTCTGACAACCTTAGCAACAGACCTATCTGTATGGAAATTATAAAGCTCACTTAAAAGCTCACATACCTTTGCCTCTTCCGCTGTGATACGATGAACAGCAAAACGGCCCTTGGTGTCATAGACCAGGCGGAAATGTTCACCTGTCTTCTCGATGCTGATGACATCTGATCACAAACAAGCATAAGGAACATTATTAATGTAAAGTTTCTTTGGCCTACACAGCAAGAGCACTCTATGCCAGGCTGAACATGAGAACATTTTAGCAGCCTGGGGATCCCCCAGTGCTTGATGTGGGTGCTTGAACGAAACCAACCAGCCCCAGTCCTGTCCCAACAAATTATATCCAATAAAAGGAAGTGTCTATATATATGGCTACTCTACTGCTTTTTATGTTGTGTAATGGCTGCTTGCGACTGTGTTCTGGGTTAATGCACTCAGGATGCAGAGGAAAAAACACACATAAGCATACCCACACACACTAGGAAACCAAATGAATGAGCAGTCCTCACATTTAAGCAGGCAAGGCTCAAGGCTCTGCAGGTTGCCCAGTCAACGGCTTGGCAAGCCTCGCCATGACTCTATGACTTCCCTTATCAGGAGTCTTGCCTTGCTTGGGACCTGGGGTTTCgagcaaaaaagcaaaatacaaaatgcagtaaaaaaacaaaagaagcaaagaaggaaggaaagtaggaaAAGAAGGTCTGTCTTTTCTAATTCAGCAGCTGGATCCTGCAAAGTCTGGTCTGGAATGCCTCTCACCTCTGTAGCTTCCACACCACCTGATAAACCAAACACCCCCCAGCTTTCTGGAAAATACTAGGCTAAAAAAGTGTTACAAAGTATTgaccggctgggtgcagtggctcaagtctgtaatcccagtactttgcgaggctgacgtgggcagatcacaaggtcaagggatagagaccatcgtggccagcatggtgaaaccctgtctctactaaaactgcaagaattagctggccatggtgccgtgtgcctgtagtcctagctacccaggaggctgagacagtagaatcgcttgaacccaggcggtggagactgtggtgagccactgtgctccagcccggtgacagagcaagactccatctcaaaaaaaaaaaaaaaaaaaaaaaaaaaaaggtattgagCCTGTTGCCATGGAAAGAAAGAGTGAACAAACCACTAGGTCAGAATTCCTCAGTGCCTTTTCCCTACCATCCCTCTCAGTACACTTTTTCTCTAGATGAGTGTgacccttctctcccttctccactcTCCTCTCCTAGCAAGCTGCAAATGCATTGGTGGAGATCTGGCATGGTTAAGTCATCAACGGAGAAAGTGGAAAGACAGAGCCAAAACCCTGTTCACCGACAAAGATTCTCTCCTTGACCAGTCATTAGCCAGACTCCTCTGAGCCCTCTTGGCTGAGCTTCAACCCTGGCCTATGAAGATCTGAACACTAACATGGCTTATAGAAGCTCAAGATGAGCCCAATCTCTGTCAAAGTGCCTGCCTGAGAAAACTCAAGGCTGCTAAAagaatttactgttttttttcaGTCAACACCTGAGGACAGCTCTTTGGTCAGGAACCTAAATTTGATAACTGCCAGCTAGCAGCCACTGCTGGTCTCATCCCATTTACATTACCAACCCCTTTCCAGCTTTTCACTTGAGCCTTGCCACTCTGTCCCTATCCTTCATTCTCCTTCTGAAATGACCATCAGTAAATCGTGTACAAATCAAAGTTCAGAGTCAGGTTTTGTTTACCGTTGGCAACATGTAAGTCCCACACCTTGCATTTCTCTCAACCTGTTCCTTCTTCAAAACAAAGAGCTCTTTCCTTACCCATGAATCCAGCAGGGTATGTGACATCCACTCGAACCTTGCCATCAATTTTGATGAAGCGTTGCATACATATCTTCTTTACCTCATCTCCAGTCAACGCATACTTAAGTCTATTCCTGAGGAAGACGATCAGGGGAAGACATTCCCTCAGCTTGTGGGGACCTGTCGACGGACGAGGTGCCTGTAGAAGACAATGGCAGGCAAGCTGATCTCTCAAGATCCACCCCTTATGTAATCAGATTGAGTAGATGATTTGCCTTAGTTCAGCATTAGTTGAACTTGTTGagaaagaggaataaaagaaggCAATTATTTCATCGATTTAGAGAGGTATGTCTTGTTAGGAAGATCACACCCCCAACTATGGAAGTCCCATTTTGTGCCCCTTTCTTTCACAAACCCAGGCTCACAACCATCTCCCCATTTTGCCCTGCCCCAAGCACCACCACCACTAGTACTGCCTCCTTAAACTTTCCTTGAATACAACACTACATCCCATGTATCTCGGGTAGAGCTTACACTTTACCCACAACCTACGAAGACATATTCTACTACTTTCTCACCATTCCAGGCCTCAAAGTCCCACACAAGCCCTGCCGACGCTGTTAGACCACGCCTTAACATGGACTGTGTGTCCTTCCCTTTCTTGGCTGCTTGCCAGCTTTAGTTCATCAAATTCACACTGCAACAAATCCTGTAACCTATACTTTTGCAGTTTTAGTGTTATAACAACTTTTGACTATTTGCTACCAGTACATAGAAAGGTCTCAAGTTCTGGGGCTGTACTGTTTTGAACTCCACTCCTCAATTATCTCTTAGTCTCAGACCACATAGGAATCCTTCCTAATGGAGACTATTCTTAAAGCTGCTTCTACAGCTCCCTCTTTAGCTttatcccttttaaaatggaCTCACAATCATTAACCACACACTTTCATCAACACTAAGGGGAAAAGAGGGGAGCCCACAATACCGAGGACTAAGTTCCCAGCAAGTCTTCTTTCTAAGAGTGCCTTGGCGAAGCACAGCAGCTCaacactgtaatcctagcactttggaaggccgaggtgagtggatcacctgaggtcgggagttacaGCCAGTCTAACctatgtggagaaaccctgtcttcactaaaaatacaaaactttgctgggcatagtggtacatgcctgtaaacccagctacttgggaggctgaggcaggagaatcgcttgaacccaggaggtggatgttgcagtgagccaagattgtgccattgcattccaacctgggaaacaagactgaaactgtctcaaaaaaaaaaaaaaaaaaaaaaagagtgccttGCTTATCCTCTCAACAACAGAGGGAACAGTGGCCCACCAAGGGGGGGTCAGATACTAGGGGGCAGTAGCAGAGGTAAGACCTGGAAGCAGAAACTGACAGGGAAAGGCTGCAAATCCAGGTCCCCAGACAACACACAGCCAATGTTCTCTCTGAAAATACCAGCATGAGGAACACAAGTTTCTGCTACTCAGTGTTCAGAGTTCCACCTGTCCCAAGAAGAAGCTATGTAATCTATCAAGTTAGTTACCAAGTGCCTACTATGTGGATGTGGACCCTGAGGGCTGCATATTTTCTCTTGGATGCCCCATGTTTATTCCTGCCCAAAAAACTTTTGGTATCTTAATCATCTCGCTTCCGTCTTCTTCTTCACATGGGCTCCCTTTCTATCTCAGAAGACCCAAAACTTTCTTACGGCTTCAACCACTCTCTTCCATTGTCACCACACCAACAATGTGGAAACTGCCTAGTCTGCCTCTTTTCAGAGGTTTGCCTTCTTTGCCTCTGGGAATGTGTCCTCATTCTGCCAGGTCTTCAAGGTTGAGTTCAAGAGACTCCTGCATTTCTCACACAATTTCCTGCCCTTGTTTCATGGGCTCCTGTAGCCTTTACTGTTAAACCTGTATCTTGGGCTCAACGTAAAAAACAGCTACTCCACCCTCTGAAACAAAGGGTAACTTCAAGTTAAATGTATTCGATTACTAATGGGGACTCAGTGCACTGTAACTGAACTCCTTTGTTATGTGGAATTCGGCACGTTCATTAACCCCCTCAGCTTTGGGCTCTGGGAGTGCCCACTAAATTGGGCAGTTCAAAGAGCAAAGGAGACCACCAGGACTTGATATcctggtgttttgttgttgttgttggcatttTTAATCCTACATCTATTTGAGAGCGCCAGCTCTAAGAAATGGTTCTGTGGTATGACACAATTTGAATAAATCACAACACAGCAGCCTAACAgctcttttgaaaatattaacccTTATAATGGGCGCTGTGGCTAACAAGCACATTTTGTGGATAACAGcaaagtgctgtaatcccagcacttccggagtgGCCACAGCcggtggatcacaacgtcaggaaattgagaccatcctggccaacatggtgaaacctggtctctactaaaatacaaaatttagcttggcgtggtagctcatgcctgtaatcccagctactggggaggctgaggcaggagaatcgcttgaacccagagggagaggctgcaatgagccgagatcacgccactgcactccagcctggagacaagcaagactgtctcaaaaaataaaaaaaaaataaaaaaagaatcccaAACATCTCCCATAGTTCATTACTTTAAGTCTTTCTGATCTTCTGGAAGAGGCTTCATCATTTTACACTCTTTAAAACTGCAGTCGCTCAAAGCCCCATTCATCCTTCCCACGGCCCTATTATTTTTCTCCCAGCCCTCAGCACCTGTGAACATACTGTAACTTCCCTCTCCTCTCAGCAGGATGTAAGATTCAGCAAGAGAGAGGGATAGATTTCGTTGTCCAACCATTTTGTACAAGGGTGGGCCCACATAACACCACCTGGTATGTATTAGGCTTTCAATAGTTACTAAAAGATGGCACGCCCAGGTTGTCAGCGACATTATGGATCACAACAGTGCTCAAAGTTGAGGGCGGAGAGCTGTTCGACCCGCAGTTTCCCAACAAGATGTCATAACTTTTTTCTCAGGGTCCTTTTCAGAAGGGAGTAAGGACAAGCTCCTTGAGCGCCAAGTCTTCACCAACGGAAATCCCacataataaataagcaaacagtATTCTCACGAAATAGCAAGTCACAGGTAACCAGCATGCACTCCTGACTAAAAATCAAATATAGTTATACTCACAAATACACCCGTTAGTTTGTCGAGCATCCAATGCTTCGGCGCTGCAACACGCTTCAAGTGCTTCTTGGGGCCCCGGGCCTGAAAATGACACCAAACTGTTTCAGAGAAATTCGTCTCATTTGACAGTAAAATGTCCTCATCTTCAGCTGTAAGAACTGCTAACGAGTAATACCTGATCCGAGGAGAAAGGATAGTCCAGCCTATTTCACGCCCAGTTTTGAGCAAATATTACTTCCTGCCAGATCCCAGAACAAACCCCGCAAAACTCACAGACCTTTGAAAATCTCACGAGTCTCCCTGGCGTCTTTCAAGAGAGCGTCCACAATGCTCTCTAAGCGAATCTGAGATTGCTTTAACGTATGGATATAAGCTAACATGGGTAAAAAGCCAGTGCCGGCCTGTGTAATCAAGGGTGGGCTTGCAAGGTTAGCCGAGGCAGCTTGTCTCTAAGACTCACGTGCCAGCAGCACCCCCGGCCCTCAGTCCGAGCACAAGAGCCAGCCCGGAACCCCCAGCCGCACTCTTCTCAGACCTCCGCTCTCCAAATCGGGTTTCCTGAAAGCAGCACAAGCAGCATTCCCATCCGCCAAGTAGCGGCACCCGAAAAGTGAAAGATCGCCAACGTGGAAAGGCCCTTCTTCAAAAGATGGAAGCCGGTAGGCCCTGAGGTAGGGCGCACACGTCTTACCATGGCGAAATCCTGCGACGGAAAAGAACCTCTTCTTTTCCGGTGCCACCGTACTCCGTGGTCGTAATCCGCGGGAAGTCAAATGAGTGAGAATTTCGGTTCCGGTTTCCGACTCTAGTAAGTAACCTTTTCCTATTCTAGAGTTGTAGAAGTCACACTTAGAACTGAATTTCTTAGCATTTTCAGTTCCTGATACCAATTCACAAGTGTCAGTTGTGCCACCGGACTTTTTGTTGTGCTTCCTCCCCTCAGGTCGGCTGAGCTGTGAGGACGCAGTTTACACTCTAAAAATTACCTTTCgccaactttaaaaatatttaacagaagCTCTGAAGGAGCACGATTTAGgagccttaaaaaaacaaaacaaaacaaaaacaaacaaacaaacacacacacacattaagaaATAACCTATATGATTCCTTGTGACTGTGACACGTTGTGTTATAAAATCATGATTTGAGAAACAAATAATTCTTTCTGAATTGGGGCCAATTTCACAAGTTTGAGAACGTATTTAAATCGTCTGTATTGTAAACTTTGAAAGAATAGGTTTTACGGGACGTGAATTGTAAGATCAATAATTTGTTTTGGATAAacttgtggtgatggttgcacaactctgtgcgTGTCCCTAAACTCTTCACAAAATTCTCTTTTAGAAAGGTGAACTCGGCTATGTAAGTTGTACCTCGCGCGTGTGTGTGGTgttacagctttattgaggccATGTAAAACACAATCAGCCAAATGAAGCTGGGCTTAATGTGTACCATTTGACGAGTTTGGACATAGGCTTAAACTCACAGTACCACCATCACAATCGAGGTAATAAACATCTGCATCACCTCCAAAAATTTCCTTGTGTTCTTTTCcggatgtttcttttctttttcctttccctttctttctttcttttattgtgtttttgaatgaggcagggtctggctctgtcgcctcggctggagggcaggggcgccatctcagctctcggcagcctcgacttcccagggcttgagtgttcctcccacctcagcctcccacagtgttgagatcacaggcacctgctaccGCTTTCCGGATTTCCCcccgccccccttttttttttgaaacggagtttggCACTGTCGCCCCGCTGgcatgcaatggcgcgatctcaactcagtgcaacctccacctcctgggttaaagccattctcctgcctcagcctcctgagtcgctgggattacaggtgcctgccaccaggcccagctattttttttttttttttttttttttgtatgtttagtatacacggggtttcactgtgctggccaaGTGATGTCAGACTCCTGACTTCGTGAACCACCACAGTCTGCTttcaaaggtgctgggattacaggcggagacACCAAGTCCGGCCtcggcttttcttttttctttaactatGGAGAGAACACAATACAGTAAGATCGACCATTTTTACCAATTTGTAAGCGCATTAACAGCGCCtgaagtgtttttgttgttgttttgtttttgcattcaATTCCTTGACTCATGTCTGTGCCAGTGTATGTGCCAGCTAGCAAGACAGCAGACTCCACACTGTTTGCTCTGTACTAGAAGTCACCTATCCTATTCTGAGACTCCTAGACTTCTTTTGTCATTTCTCAGGTCCCCTTGCTGATTTTGTGGTAGGAGTTATTACgaaattattttaggcaaatAGAgagcagttttcattttttttaaacctgctCCAGTAAAGTTTCTTATCTAGAAGGAAAGCCCGGGCTTTTAGAGCTTGGGCTCTTAGAGCTTGGCTGGCAAcatttgatatgcaaatgcaggcCATTAGAAACTGAGTCCACCCAAACATGGAGATTCCTGTGCCCTCTTGCCCTTGCCCTGCATGTTCCTGGCAACATGGCCACCCCCACATATCCCCATGTGCATAGAACATCATGGCATCGTTTATTTGCACAGTAAAAGACTAGAGTAGCCCATGGCTTTTCCATGAGCTAAGTgaatgacatgcctggtcaaaccaatccactgcgccctatgcaaatcagacacctcctcctccagcctctgcataTACCTGGCTTGTTTCCTCCCCAACTGGGTTCCATCTTTTGGGTTTGgagttcccctccctctgtctctgtacaggggagcttcttccttcttccttgttTCTTGCCTGttaaactctct
It encodes the following:
- the LOC116272386 gene encoding 40S ribosomal protein S4, Y isoform X4, which translates into the protein MVRRVRPTSGPTGFHLLKKGLSTLAIFHFSGAATWRMGMLLVLLSGNPIWRAEARGPKKHLKRVAAPKHWMLDKLTGVFAPRPSTGPHKLRECLPLIVFLRNRLKYALTGDEVKKICMQRFIKIDGKVRVDVTYPAGFMDVISIEKTGEHFRLVYDTKGRFAVHRITAEEAKYKLCKVRKITVGTKGIPHLVTHDARTIRYPDPVIKVNDTVRIDLGTGKITSFIKFDTG
- the LOC116272386 gene encoding 40S ribosomal protein S4, Y isoform X1 — its product is MVRRVRPTSGPTGFHLLKKGLSTLAIFHFSGAATWRMGMLLVLLSGNPIWRAEARGPKKHLKRVAAPKHWMLDKLTGVFAPRPSTGPHKLRECLPLIVFLRNRLKYALTGDEVKKICMQRFIKIDGKVRVDVTYPAGFMDVISIEKTGEHFRLVYDTKGRFAVHRITAEEAKYKLCKVRKITVGTKGIPHLVTHDARTIRYPDPVIKVNDTVRIDLGTGKITSFIKFDTGNVCMVIGGANLGRVGVITNRERHPGSFDVVHVKDANGNSFATRLSNIFVIGNGNKPWISLPRGKGIRLTIAEERDKRLAAKQSSG